The following proteins are encoded in a genomic region of Neoarius graeffei isolate fNeoGra1 chromosome 6, fNeoGra1.pri, whole genome shotgun sequence:
- the LOC132888416 gene encoding extracellular calcium-sensing receptor-like, with translation MSCSKLDTVQAIIGETSSSPSIALSATVGPLHIPVVVNELKKLHFTTTTGEDVYFDENGDPAARYELLNWQQGKDGQIEFIKVGFYDGSLQTHLQLSFNNISIAWAHNKSQVPVSICSPSCPLGMRKAVQKGRPICCFDCIPCAEGEISNVTDSITCIKCPPELWSNDRKDTCVLKVVEFLSFEEIMGIILVSFSLLGVSFTICIAVIFFKHKDTPIVRANNSELSFLLLFSLTLCFLCSLTFIGQPSAWSCMLRHTAFGIIFVLCISCVLGKTVVVLMAFRATLPGNNVMKWFGPLQQRLSVFAFTLVQVIICVLWLTISPPFPDKNMKYSKEKIILECNVGSAIGFWAVLGYIGLLALLCFILAFLARKLPDNFNEAKFITFSILIFCAVWITFIPAYVSSPGKFTVAVEIFAILTSSFGLLICIFVPKCYIIILKPEKNTKKEMMGKTLSK, from the exons ATGTCATGCTCCAAACTTGATACAGTTCAAGCAATCATAGGAGAAACATCCTCCAGTCCCTCGATTGCCCTGTCTGCTACTGTGGGACCTTTGCACATACCTGTG GTAGTCAATGAGTTGAAGAAACTCCATTTCACAACTACAACTGGAGAGGATGTATACTTTGATGAAAATGGAGACCCAGCAGCAAGGTATGAACTGCTGAATTGGCAACAAGGTAAAGATGGTCAAATAGAGTTTATTAAAGTGGGCTTCTATGATGGCTCTTTGCAAACACACCTTCAGCTGTCATTTAACAACATCAGTATAGCCTGGGCCCACAACAAATCACAG GTGCCAGTCTCAATATGTAGTCCAAGTTGTCCCCTGGGCATGAggaaggctgtgcagaaaggaagGCCAATCTGCTGTTTTGACTGTATTCCTTGTGCAGAGGGGGAAATCAGTAATGTCACAG ATTCTATTACTTGTATCAAGTGTCCACCTGAACTATGGTCTAATGACAGGAAAGACACCTGTGTTTTAAAAGTGGTGGAATTCCTGTCATTTGAGGAAATAATGGGAATCATTCTTGTATCTTTTTCTTTGTTAGGAGTATCTTTTACCATCTGCAttgctgtaattttttttaaacacaaggaCACACCAATTGTTCGGGCAAATAATTCTGAACTGAGTTTCTTGCTGctcttctctctgactctctgtttCCTCTGTTCACTGACATTCATTGGTCAGCCTTCTGCATGGTCCTGTATGCTGCGCCACACAGCATTTGGGATCATATTTGTTCTCTGTATTTCCTGTGTTCTGGGGAAGACAGTAGTGGTGTTAATGGCCTTCAGGGCTACACTTCCAGGAAATAATGTCATGAAATGGTTTGGGCCTCTACAGCAGAGACTCAGTGTATTTGCCTTCACTCTTGTACAGGTTATTATTTGTGTACTGTGGTTAACAATATCTCCTCCTTTTCCTGACAAAAATATGAAGTACTCCAAAGAAAAGATCATATTAGAATGTAATGTAGGCTCAGCAATAGGGTTCTGGGCTGTTCTCGGTTATATAGGACTCCTGGctcttttgtgttttattttggcttttctggCCAGGAAGCTGCCTGACAATTTCAATGAAGCCAAATTCATCACATTCAGCATACTCATATTCTGTGCAGTTTGGATCACCTTTATTCCTGCTTATGTCAGCTCTCCTGGAAAATTCACTGTTGCTGTAGAGATATTTGCCATTTTAACATCAAGCTTTGGTTTACTGATTTGCATATTTGTTCCAAAGTGTTATATCATAATATTGAAACCAGAGAAGAACACTAAAAAGGAAATGATGGGTAAAACACTTTCAAAATGA